The stretch of DNA ttacacaCCACAGAAACCTATTCAGTTCATTCATCATATGttacttttcctttttttgttttacagTGGGAATCATCAACAAGAAGGTGTGCCCCAATCTGAATTTAATTACATTGAGAAGGCGTCAAAGATTCAGAGAAGCATGTCATGCACAGCCTCCACTCTCATCTCCTCGAAGATCATGGCCTCTATGCTTGCCCCTACCTGCAAGGCTTCCTCTTCCCTGGGCCGCCTCCATTGCCGCGCTGATCCGGTGAGGTCGAGCTGCACCAGCATGGGGATCCTCGAGATGTCGCCGGCGATCCTCTCCCAGGACGAGATGATCACCTGCTCCTCCAGCTTGGACGACCTCGTCTTCTTGTACTCTTCTCCCGTCTCCGTCTGGCCATTCTTGCCGCCCTCGTACAAGGTGAGGCATGGAGAGCCAtgctcgggcggcggcggcggcgagctcttcCCTGAAGTCGACGGCgactcgtcctcctcgcctgTATCGAGGAAGCTGAGTCGGAATTGGAGGGAACAGAGTTGGAATCGTGAAGCGGAGGAGGGCTTACGGCCCCCGAGAACGTGGGATGATTCCTCGTCGGAGTGCATGTCCATGTCCATGTCCAGTACGGACACCGGGCTGAGCTGCCTTGCACATtccacctcctcgtcgtcgtcgtcgtcgcagtCAGAGGCaatgccgccggcgcggcgcagccggcggAAGCTCTCGCGGGCGCCGCAGGAGAAGCAGGAGGCGAGGAGCGCCCTCCTGACGGCGCTGCCGCAGAAGACGGCGGCGCCCAGGCCCAATGCCGGCCTCTTcctgacggcggcgcggcggtggcggaagGCGAGCCCGAGCAGGCGGCGCCTGCA from Oryza brachyantha chromosome 12, ObraRS2, whole genome shotgun sequence encodes:
- the LOC107305414 gene encoding uncharacterized protein LOC107305414; translation: MDMDMHSDEESSHVLGGREEDESPSTSGKSSPPPPPEHGSPCLTLYEGGKNGQTETGEEYKKTRSSKLEEQVIISSWERIAGDISRIPMLVQLDLTGSARQWRRPREEEALQVGASIEAMIFEEMRVEAVHDMLL